A stretch of Henckelia pumila isolate YLH828 chromosome 4, ASM3356847v2, whole genome shotgun sequence DNA encodes these proteins:
- the LOC140866944 gene encoding uncharacterized protein, with protein sequence MASNDDINYKAGETKGQAQEKIGHGVDAVKDNAEGAKENTGNFFTSARDKAWDTAVAGKDKVTGAGQAAMDKTCDTTEYAKDKVTGAGQTAKDKTWDTSEAAKDKVTGAGQAAKDKTCDTTHAAKDKSSDAAHTTRDHASGAAEYGKETAESGKDKGGNILQQTGNKVKEVAGGTADAIKNTLGMGGEK encoded by the exons ATGGCATCCAACGACGATATCAACTACAAAGCCGGCGAAACCAAGGGCCAAGCTCAG GAGAAGATTGGACATGGAGTCGACGCGGTGAAGGACAACGCGGAGGGAGCGAAAGAGAACACCGGAAACTTCTTCACCTCCGCCAGAGACAAGGCGTGGGACACGGCGGTAGCCGGCAAGGACAAGGTGACCGGCGCCGGCCAAGCCGCCATGGACAAGACTTGTGACACGACGGAGTACGCCAAGGACAAGGTTACCGGCGCCGGCCAAACCGCCAAGGACAAGACTTGGGACACGTCGGAGGCCGCCAAGGATAAGGTGACCGGCGCCGGACAAGCCGCCAAGGACAAGACTTGCGACACCACACACGCCGCCAAGGACAAGAGCAGCGATGCAGCTCATACCACCAGGGATCACGCTTCCGGCGCGGCGGAGTACGGCAAGGAAACGGCCGAGTCCGGCAAGGACAAGGGCGGCAACATCTTGCAGCAGACTGGTAATAAGGTGAAGGAGGTGGCGGGGGGAACCGCCGATGCGATTAAGAACACTTTGGGAATGGGTGGGGAGAAGTAA
- the LOC140864624 gene encoding uncharacterized protein isoform X1 → MSLTRVKMSEEVWLTCLTHALSTETEEIMGLLLGDIKHSRNGNVTAYIWGALPQPRSDRQKDRVETNPEQLTAASAQAERMTIATGTTTRVIGWYHSHPHITVLPSHVDVRTQAMYQLLDSGFVGLIFSCFSEDAQKVGRIQVTAFQSLDGKQNHVLRPVSVSHVLKSSVIDVESSLSSSDTTVKFGSAKGENLEQDTGDSRATATTFKGGLLLNDSRTGNNSHVNSLNDAIHDLDPMDMSEGMQEAMHLSSLEMSGAEFVRKEIPLLVLPSSALLDLDSPLSSFTNLQRVLYEEERSAYNQSLMQNRRDGKVHPLSFIHHTSTYQASICKMIEYCLSPAMSALQDRLRENEIQLKLLGEEAKILESELSAGSKSNSTLPRSPSHGVASSAHKDLYPVDTTLVKNNAGSRSRRGS, encoded by the exons ATGTCTCTAACGAGGGTGAAGATGTCGGAGGAAGTGTGGTTGACGTGTCTGACCCATGCATTGTCAACCGAGACCGAGGAGATCATGGGCCTTCTTCTTGGTGACATCAag CATTCAAGGAATGGTAATGTAACGGCATATATATGGGGAGCTCTGCCACAGCCCCGTTCTGATCGGCAGAAAGACAGAGTAGAGACTAATCCGGAGCAGCTGACTGCTGCATCAGCTCAAGCTGAAA GAATGACTATAGCGACAGGCACTACGACCAGAGTGATTGGTTGGTATCATTCCCATCCTCATATCACAGTACTCCCTTCTCATGTTG ATGTTCGGACTCAAGCTATGTATCAACTATTGGATTCTGGATTTGTGGGGTTGATATTTTCTTGTTTCAGTGAAGATGCCCAAAAG GTTGGAAGAATTCAAGTAACTGCATTTCAGTCTTTAGATGGAAAACAGAATCACGTGTTGAGACCTGTTTCAGTCTCCCATGTGCTTAAAAGTTCGGTCATAGATGTTGAATCATCTTTAAGTTCCTCAGACACAACGGTTAAATTTGGCTCTGCCAAAGGAGAAAATTTAGAACAAGACACTGGTGATTCAAGAGCAACTGCGACAACCTTTAAG GGAGGACTCTTATTGAATGATTCCAGAACGGGAAATAATTCCCATGTCAACAGTTTAAATGATGCAATCCATGATTTAGATCCAATGGATATGTCAGAAGGTATGCAAGAAGCGATGCATCTGTCAAGTTTGGAGATGAG TGGTGCAGAATTTGTCAGAAAGGAAATCCCTCTTCTTGTTTTGCCTTCTTCGGCCCTTCTTGATCTTGATTCCCCTCTGTCATCATTTACAAATCTTCAACGAGTGCTATATGAAGAGGAGAGAAGTGCGTATAACCAATCGTTGATGCAAAACAGGAG GGATGGTAAAGTTCACCCCCTTTCTTTCATTCATCACACATCGACTTATCAAGCTTCCATTTGCAAAATGATTGAATATTG CTTGAGTCCTGCCATGAGTGCTCTCCAAGATCGCTTGAGAGAGAATGAAATTCAG CTGAAACTGCTGGGTGAAGAGGCCAAGATCTTGGAGTCTGAGCTTTCGGCTGGAAGCAAATCAAATTCAACCCTGCCTCGTTCTCCATCTCACGGTGTTGCCTCGTCTGCGCACAAAGACCTGTACCCCGTGGACACGACCCTTGTCAAAAACAACGCTGGCAGCCGTAGCAGAAGAGGATCGTAG
- the LOC140864624 gene encoding uncharacterized protein isoform X2 has product MSLTRVKMSEEVWLTCLTHALSTETEEIMGLLLGDIKHSRNGNVTAYIWGALPQPRSDRQKDRVETNPEQLTAASAQAERMTIATGTTTRVIGWYHSHPHITVLPSHVDVRTQAMYQLLDSGFVGLIFSCFSEDAQKVWVNQMVHEKSLDGKQNHVLRPVSVSHVLKSSVIDVESSLSSSDTTVKFGSAKGENLEQDTGDSRATATTFKGGLLLNDSRTGNNSHVNSLNDAIHDLDPMDMSEGMQEAMHLSSLEMSGAEFVRKEIPLLVLPSSALLDLDSPLSSFTNLQRVLYEEERSAYNQSLMQNRRDGKVHPLSFIHHTSTYQASICKMIEYCLSPAMSALQDRLRENEIQLKLLGEEAKILESELSAGSKSNSTLPRSPSHGVASSAHKDLYPVDTTLVKNNAGSRSRRGS; this is encoded by the exons ATGTCTCTAACGAGGGTGAAGATGTCGGAGGAAGTGTGGTTGACGTGTCTGACCCATGCATTGTCAACCGAGACCGAGGAGATCATGGGCCTTCTTCTTGGTGACATCAag CATTCAAGGAATGGTAATGTAACGGCATATATATGGGGAGCTCTGCCACAGCCCCGTTCTGATCGGCAGAAAGACAGAGTAGAGACTAATCCGGAGCAGCTGACTGCTGCATCAGCTCAAGCTGAAA GAATGACTATAGCGACAGGCACTACGACCAGAGTGATTGGTTGGTATCATTCCCATCCTCATATCACAGTACTCCCTTCTCATGTTG ATGTTCGGACTCAAGCTATGTATCAACTATTGGATTCTGGATTTGTGGGGTTGATATTTTCTTGTTTCAGTGAAGATGCCCAAAAGGTTTGGGTGAATCAGATGGTCCATGAGAAA TCTTTAGATGGAAAACAGAATCACGTGTTGAGACCTGTTTCAGTCTCCCATGTGCTTAAAAGTTCGGTCATAGATGTTGAATCATCTTTAAGTTCCTCAGACACAACGGTTAAATTTGGCTCTGCCAAAGGAGAAAATTTAGAACAAGACACTGGTGATTCAAGAGCAACTGCGACAACCTTTAAG GGAGGACTCTTATTGAATGATTCCAGAACGGGAAATAATTCCCATGTCAACAGTTTAAATGATGCAATCCATGATTTAGATCCAATGGATATGTCAGAAGGTATGCAAGAAGCGATGCATCTGTCAAGTTTGGAGATGAG TGGTGCAGAATTTGTCAGAAAGGAAATCCCTCTTCTTGTTTTGCCTTCTTCGGCCCTTCTTGATCTTGATTCCCCTCTGTCATCATTTACAAATCTTCAACGAGTGCTATATGAAGAGGAGAGAAGTGCGTATAACCAATCGTTGATGCAAAACAGGAG GGATGGTAAAGTTCACCCCCTTTCTTTCATTCATCACACATCGACTTATCAAGCTTCCATTTGCAAAATGATTGAATATTG CTTGAGTCCTGCCATGAGTGCTCTCCAAGATCGCTTGAGAGAGAATGAAATTCAG CTGAAACTGCTGGGTGAAGAGGCCAAGATCTTGGAGTCTGAGCTTTCGGCTGGAAGCAAATCAAATTCAACCCTGCCTCGTTCTCCATCTCACGGTGTTGCCTCGTCTGCGCACAAAGACCTGTACCCCGTGGACACGACCCTTGTCAAAAACAACGCTGGCAGCCGTAGCAGAAGAGGATCGTAG
- the LOC140861693 gene encoding uncharacterized protein codes for MDALQVISSVTQIVSSMVSAIGAMEQASRDLDEAPKRVRGLEEFVYELETLARRVKQKHSHKLHSPQLDRQIQSLNSLIDRLHPNIVKARRAVSRSKAKNFTKIIWNSMIGDPLGKILTSMRHDLNWWLESQILTENVENVIENTARNIPIRLKVCSDHGYPISNKCDYIRGLLEQDGPRRVVLVVGLSGIGKSCLARQVASDLPSQFVDGAVELGFGQYCSRVSCYGDKDEYQRRLTRKLCKFLVQIGFWKKMKDEDCRDLEYVSCLLQEALYGKRILILLDDVWEQDIVERFAKLYDNDCRYMVTTRNESVYEIAEAERIELGKNDIREISKSILLYHSLLRVDELPEAAERLLERCGHHPLTVAVMGKALRKETRSEKWEKAISNLSTYAECAPGPISYANEKEAENTVTIFGSLEFSLNAMPIDSKKLFVALASLSWAEPIPEICLEAIWSVLGPDILFSLTVCKLVESSLLIKLDADSSYQIHDMVSLYLDSKTNDSVKMLLTDSGSDKTAFVSPWLFIFGKETVKIVAEQMIEHSLGLFNEKRAVITLEAITQALEVSMSISEFEASRVSFCKILGPKISILISSGSQDLVAASAFAITNVFTKIDYFDYFPSLENTETVHICADILETCEDPLIQTSILTVLANLAEFGTQRIADEILQRIPMSQLVILLSPLSEEWHESVFTTLMSLTRSGKSKAVEKMFSFGIDKSLIKLLETGSDVAQNNAIVLLKAFYELGGPGSSSLRAGTLNLLPWQARLRLEKFVLSDQTSVPSPKPQTFEDLIQNLFSSESKLILEAMQDLVPIIEKVEDTKTRDMIIRSPLIKRLSELLQYGPITQKDQIKSESAFLLMKLACSGGEPFIKKFLEHDIIIELVKTMQCTVIELQDSAYTTLHNMLFSSGGGLVLNQILQASVLERLVHSMESKSPKTREVSVHCILDIVEVGNKTCMERMFGLQIVEKLVKIEKGAGGSGEYVVGLLKGISKCKNLTPTERKVMKQQVVRKARGALKNHKLQVQILAAVDAFMSEGSKGASSSGNRKKT; via the exons ATGGATGCTCTGCAAGTTATTTCCTCGGTGACTCAGATTGTCTCGAGCATGGTGTCAGCAATTGGGGCGATGGAGCAGGCTTCAAGGGATCTTGATGAAGCTCCTAAGAGGGTTCGAGGTCTAGAGGAGTTTGTATACGAGCTTGAGACTTTGGCACGCCGTGTTAAGCAAAAGCATTCCCACAAGCTTCACAGTCCGCAATTAGACCGACAAATCCAAAGTTTGAATAGCCTCATCGATCGTCTGCATCCAAATATAGTGAAAGCTAGAAGAGCCGTGTCTAGAAGCAAAGCTAAAAATTTTACGAAAATAATTTGGAACTCTATGATAGGGGATCCACTTGGGAAGATATTGACCTCAATGAGGCATGACTTGAATTGGTGGCTTGAATCTCAGATATTGACTGAGAATGTTGAAAATGTGATAGAAAATACGGCAAGAAACATTCCTATCAGATTAAAAGTATGCTCAGATCATGGCTACCCGATTTCCAATAAATGTGATTATATTAGAGGTTTACTTGAGCAAGATGGCCCTCGTCGTGTTGTTCTAGTTGTTGGGCTATCTGGTATTGGGAAATCATGTTTAGCTCGTCAAGTAGCTTCGGATCTCCCTTCACAATTTGTGGATGGAGCAGTTGAACTTGGATTTGGGCAATATTGCAGTAGGGTCTCTTGTTATGGTGATAAAGATGAATATCAGAGGCGATTGACAAGAAAGCTTTGTAAATTTCTGGTGCAGATTGGTTTTTGGAAGAAAATGAAAGATGAAGATTGTAGAGATCTCGAGTATGTTAGTTGCTTGCTTCAAGAAGCATTGTATGGGAAGCGAATCTTGATACTTCTAGACGATGTGTGGGAACAAGATATCGTTGAACGCTTTGCTAAGTTGTATGATAATGATTGTAGGTACATGGTTACCACTAGGAATGAATCTGTGTATGAGATAGCAGAAGCTGAAAGGATAGAGTTAGGAAAAAATGATATTCGAGAAATAAGCAAGAGCATTCTCCTTTACCATAGTCTCCTTCGAGTGGATGAGCTACCG GAAGCGGCCGAGAGGTTGCTTGAACGATGTGGTCACCATCCTTTGACAGTTGCTGTAATGGGTAAGGCTCTCAGAAAAGAAACAAGATCAGAGAAATGGGAAAAGGCCATTTCAAATCTATCCACATATGCAGAATGTGCTCCCGGCCCGATATCATATGCGAATGAGAAAGAAGCTGAGAACACGGTTACCATTTTCGGTTCATTAGAATTTAGTTTAAATGCAATGCCTATAGACTCCAAAAAACTCTTTGTTGCTTTAGCTTCGCTTTCTTGGGCAGAGCCGATCCCAGAAATTTGTCTAGAAGCAATTTGGTCGGTTCTTGGTCCGGATATTTTATTCTCTCTCACAGTTTGTAAGCTCGTTGAAAGCTCGTTGCTGATTAAACTCGATGCAGATTCCTCGTACCAAATACACGACATGGTTTCGCTTTACCTTGATAGCAAGACAAATGATTCGGTTAAGATGTTACTGACTGATTCAGGATCAGACAAAACTGCGTTTGTCAGTCCATGgctttttatttttggtaaGGAGACAGTTAAAATAGTTGCTGAGCAGATGATTGAGCATTCTCTTGGTCTATTCAACGAAAAACGAGCGGTGATAACCTTAGAAGCAATTACTCAAGCCCTTGAAGTGAGCATGTCCATTTCTGAATTTGAAGCTAGCAGAGTAAGCTTCTGCAAGATATTGGGACCCAAGATTTCAATATTGATATCCTCCGGATCACAGGATCTTGTTGCAGCATCTGCATTCGCGATCACGAACGTTTTTACCAagattgattattttgattatttCCCATCCCTTGAAAATACAGAAACAGTACATATATGTGCAGATATTTTGGAAACCTGCGAAGATCCTCTGATTCAAACCAGTATTTTAACTGTCCTAGCGAATCTTGCCGAGTTTGGAACCCAAAGGATTGCCGATGAAATTCTCCAAAGAATTCCCATGAGTCAATTGGTAATTCTGCTCTCTCCCCTTTCGGAGGAGTGGCACGAAAGTGTTTTTACGACTTTAATGTCTTTAACCAGATCTGGGAAATCGAAAGCTGTGGAGAAAATGTTCTCTTTCGGGATAGACAAGAGCCTCATCAAACTACTCGAAACCGGATCAGATGTCGCTCAGAACAATGCCATTGTCTTGTTAAAAGCATTTTACGAGCTTGGAGGTCCTGGCAGTAGTTCACTTCGGGCCGGCACCTTAAATTTACTCCCTTGGCAAGCAAGGCTTCGGCTAGAAAAGTTTGTGTTATCTGACCAAACTTCAGTGCCCTCACCAAAGCCACAGACTTTTGAAGATCTGATTCAAAATCTGTTTAGCAGTGAAAGCAAGCTGATTTTAGAAGCCATGCAAGATCTTGTACCGATAATCGAAAAGGTCGAAGATACAAaaacaagggatatgatcatTCGCAGCCCCCTTATCAAAAGACTTTCAGAACTCCTCCAATATGGACCAATCACACAAAAagatcaaatcaagtctgaatCTGCTTTCCTTCTGATGAAGCTCGCTTGCTCCGGGGGTGAGCCCTTTATCAAGAAGTTTCTTGAGCACGATATCATCATCGAGCTCGTGAAAACGATGCAGTGCACGGTCATCGAATTACAAGATTCAGCATACACCACTCTACATAACATGCTTTTCAGCTCTGGTGGAGGATTAGTCCTGAACCAAATCCTCCAAGCAAGTGTTCTAGAGAGATTGGTTCATTCAATGGAGAGCAAATCACCTAAAACCCGAGAAGTAAGCGTGCATTGCATTCTTGATATAGTTGAAGTGGGAAACAAGACATGCATGGAACGGATGTTTGGTTTGCAAATCGTCGAAAAGCTAGTAAAGATCGAGAAGGGCGCTGGAGGGAGCGGCGAGTACGTGGTTGGACTTCTGAAGGGAATAAGCAAGTGCAAGAATCTTACTCCGACGGAACGAAAGGTTATGAAACAGCAAGTCGTTCGGAAGGCGAGGGGAGCTCTAAAGAATCACAAGCTACAAGTTCAAATCTTGGCAGCTGTGGATGCCTTCATGTCTGAGGGATCTAAAGGCGCTAGTAGCAGTGGGAATAGGaagaaaacataa